CGGCATCATCTGGATATGTTCTTATATCCTCAACCCTAGCGTTTACAAATGGTCCCAAACTTTTGGGCGGATAGGTGACCACAATTTTATCCTCCCCCACCCCAAGAGCGTTTAAATAGTCTCCCGCCATACTAAAGCCCGTGGTTTCTAAATCTATTTTAACAAAATGGCGAGCCACTTTTGCGCCGCCCAAAAGAGGATTAAAATAAAATAAATAATTAGGAACAAAGCTTAAATTGTAAATAATTTGAATCGCAAATACCCCTAAAACCGCAAAGGTCACCCATTTTCTCTTGATATTTTGGAATAAAACAGTCAATCCAATAAAATTAAAAAATGTCGCAGGTACAAAAAATAAAAGCGCGTATTTAAAAATCTTTTTTTCCGCAAAGGATATGGGGATATAATAACAAACTAAAAACAGCAATGACACAAACCCTAATGTCTTTAACCTTTTATCTAGCTTTTTAGAAAATAAGGCGAGAACCCCAAGTATGAAAAAAATCAAAAAAAGCGGGCTTGAACGGAACGCAAAAACCAAAGGATACGATAAAAATTTTTGCGCAAAAATGTTTTTTGCTAAATCTTCTGAAATTATTGGGCTTGCGTAATCGTACAACGGCGCGTCAATCGCCCCTAAAGTTACTATGTCCTTTAGAGTACGCAAAGGATTAACCCACATTGCGGGGAAAAGAAGAAAAAATGTAAGTGCGGAGGTAAGTAAAATTACACACAATATCTTAAGGGTCTGACCCGCCCTGGGCGGGTCAGACCCTAATATTTCAGATTTGACCCCTATAAGACCTAAAACAAAAAACGGAAACAAAAAAACAGCAGTAACTTTTGTAAGAAGGGCAAATCCTAAAAACACACCGCACAAAATCAAGTCCAATCTTTTCCTCTCCACAAGATAAGAATAAAAAAAACAAAGACAGGCAAAAACAAAAGCGAATAAAAGCGCGTCTGGTCCAATAGAACGGACAAGAGCCATAACAAAAGGTTCCGAAAAAAGAAAAATAGGCAGTACAAAAAATGTCCAATTAAGCGGAAAAACTTTGCGGAGCTTGTTAAAAGACAGTAAAATAACTAAAAGAAACACCGTCCCTAAAACAAATCTCGCAAGAAAGGCGAATTGGGGAAATGTATTCACACTAAAAATGTCTCCTTTAAAATTTTTTACACAAACACCTACTATCCACATTAAAGTTACACCTGGATGGTATTTCTGATAGGTGTTGGCAAAATCTCCTTTTAAAAAAGCTTCCAGAAACCTAGCGGAGCGTTCAATCCAGTCGGGTTCATTAATTGCTATAAAAGAAGTTGAAAGAAAGGGCAAAAGAAAGGCATAAAATACAAAAACTAGAGTGATAAACCCCAAAATGTCCTTTTTGCAAACTTTTTGTAGACTAAACATTGTTTATATTATAAAATATTTTCTATGAACAATAAACGGGCTTTAATTACAGGAATTACTGGGCAAGATGGTTCCTATTTGGCGGAATTTTTGCTTGAAAAAGGTTACGAGGTGTTTGGATTTTATCGCAGAACCAGCACTCCCAACATAAGCCGCATAAAACATTTGTTGGATAAGATTTACCTCATTCCTGGCGACCTCACCGACCAAACATCCATAACTTACGCCATAAAAGAATCCCGCCCTTCCGAGATATATAATTTAGGGGCTCAAAGTTTTGTGGAAAGCGCTTTTGAAACTGCCGTATCCACCGCAGAAGTGGACGCTTTAGGACCGGTTAGAATACTGGAGAGCATAAAACTAATAAACCCCGCAATTAAATTTTATCAAGCGTCCACCAGCGAAATGTATGGGAAAGTGCAGGAAATTCCGCAAACGGAAAAAACTCCTTTTTATCCGAGAAGCCCTTATGGCGCGGCTAAACTTTACGCCCACTGGGCAACCATAAATTACAGAGAGGCTTACGGAATGCACGCTTCTTGCGGAATTTTGTTTAACCACGAATCGCCAAGGAGAGGCGAAGAGTTTGTAACCAAAAAAGTTGCTAGGTATACTGCCGCCATAAAATATAGTTTGGTGGACCATATTCCGCTAGGAAACATTGACGCCAAAAGAGATTGGGGATACGCCAAAGATTTTGTGGAGGCAATGTGGTTAATGTTACAACAAGACAAACCGGATGATTTTGTAATAGCAACAGGAAAAACCCATACCGTTAGAGAATTTCTTGAAGAAGCTTTTAAAGTTGCGGGTATTACCGATAGTTACGAAAAATATGTAAAAATTATGCCCGAATTTTTAAGACCTGCGGAAGTGGATATTCTGTTAGGAGACCCTTCTAAAGCTAAAGAAAAACTTGGCTGGAAACCTAAAACAAAGTTTAAGGAATTGGTAAAAATAATGACGGAAGCAGAACTTGAAAATCTAAAAGATGTTAAAGAATTTAATTCTCGCAAACCGCGAATTCACAAAATAGGAATTTCCCCCGACAGACCAATAGAACCCTTAAATCAAACACATCCGCATCCTAAATAGATTCCAGCTTTCGCTGGAATGACAGTTAGTTGTCATTTGTCATTCCGTGCTTGACACGGAATCCATCATTCCTTTCCTAGATTCCAGCTTTCGCTGGAATGACAAAGTGTTTCCGTCATTCTTATCAAGATTACTTCCCTCGTGTGGACTTAATAAGGTCCGCAAGCATACCAATTGCTAAAATTTGAAGACCAGAGAGAAAAACAAAAATAACAGAAGGGGTGATATTCAGAAAAGGCTCGTTAAATAAATCATAAACAAACTTTAGAAATCCCATTCCCATCAAGAAAATTGCGGTAGGGGCAAAGATTCTCAACGGATTAAAATACATTATCGTTCTTAAAATTAAACTTAAAAAATCAAGCGCGTCTTTGGCTTTAACTTTAGATTTTCCTACCCTCTTTTTATATTCAATTGGAAGGTAGCTCACGGAAAGACCGTTTGATAAATAGGAAAGCGTTATTGTGGTGGTAAAAGAGAATTTGTCGGAAATAATATTAAAAAACGGCAACACATCTTTTTTTCTAAAAGCCCTAAGACCCGAATTTATATCCAGAATCTTTTGACCCGCAACAACATTGGCTATTTTGTCCAAAAAAAGTTTCGGAACAGCTCTAATTAAAGAAGTGTTTTTATACCTTCCTCTTCTTGCCGCCACACTCATAGAAAACCCCCGCTCTACCTCACTAACTAGTTGCGGAATTTTTTCAATTGGGTAGGTGCCGTCCGCGTCTGTTATAGCGATAATTTCACCCTTTGCGTACCCAATACCCTCTTTAAGCGAAGCGCCATACCCTTTGTTAAATCCTCTATTTAAAATAATTAAATGAGAAAGGTTTAAACTTTCCAAAACACTTGCGGTTTTGTCGGTAGAACCATCATTAACCACAACAATCTCATAATCCTTGAAGGATTCTTCACACACATCATAAACCTTGTGGACGGTATTTTTTATAGAACTATCTTCATTGTAAACTGGAATAATAATACTAATCATAACTTATAAAACCCTCTCGTTTAGTTTCCTAGATTTGAGATTTGCCTTCGCAAAGCGAACTTACTTTGTAACTTTTGACATTTGAGTTTTGAGATTTGACATATACAAAATGATTGTATCATTTTGTATACACCCACACTATAGTTACTTTTTTTGCCACTTTAACTTCATAAATTAGCCTGTAATTACGCTCTTTTATATACGCCTCCGTTTTATCGCCATCCCCATACCATTTAGCAAACAGGTTCAAAATAATATAGTCAGGTTCCCCTTGCCACAATTTGATATTTTTCACTCCTTCAGTAAAACTTGGAACTGTATGACCTGGAGCAAAATCTACAAATACAGTTTCACCTGGTTTTACCACGGAATTTACTTTTTCTACCGCTTCAAGAGACCCTTCTCCCCACCAACCCATTTCAAATGTTTTATTCTTAACAATACTTTCTAACGAACCAAAAATCCCGTTGTAATAATTTGTGTAGTAGGGATAAAAGCGGAAGGGAATGTAAAAACTAACAACTACTACCCCAATAAGTATAAAATGCCATAACCAATCTCTAGGGGTCGGTACCCGCCCTAGGCGGGTCCGCACCCCATTGAATCTGAAACCCCTTATAACTTTACTTACCCCTACTGCAGACAGAATACAAAAAGCGGGAATAAAAAACTGCACATAGCGAATACCATCTTGTTTTAGAGGAACAAAGGATGCTAAAAAGGAAGTTAGAAAATAAAGAAAAATAAAAATTAACAAAGGAGAAACCTTTGAAAAAGTTTTCTCCTTGAATAAATACTCTTTAATCAAGAAATATCCAAAAGCGCCAAAAAAGAAAAGTTGGTGAATTGGCGCGGTTGCCATAAAATATATAAAGTAATAATAAAAAGGGCTAAAATTCGTTCTTCCTAAAAAATACTCTTTAGTATGGACTTCCATTCCCCTATCTATACTTTCAAAAAAGTTTCGGATAGGATGGGGCCAAAGCCAAGGCCAAATTAGATACAAAAAAAGCAAGGATACAGCGGGCAAGAAAGCTTTCCAAATATGCTTTTTAGTAAATAATTCTTTACCATAAAAAAGCAAAAGCCCCGCCTCAAATAAGAAACATAAAAACACCCCATTAAACCTGCTGGATATTGCCGCCCCCAAAAGCAATGCCGTTA
This sequence is a window from Patescibacteria group bacterium. Protein-coding genes within it:
- a CDS encoding glycosyltransferase family 39 protein; translated protein: MFSLQKVCKKDILGFITLVFVFYAFLLPFLSTSFIAINEPDWIERSARFLEAFLKGDFANTYQKYHPGVTLMWIVGVCVKNFKGDIFSVNTFPQFAFLARFVLGTVFLLVILLSFNKLRKVFPLNWTFFVLPIFLFSEPFVMALVRSIGPDALLFAFVFACLCFFYSYLVERKRLDLILCGVFLGFALLTKVTAVFLFPFFVLGLIGVKSEILGSDPPRAGQTLKILCVILLTSALTFFLLFPAMWVNPLRTLKDIVTLGAIDAPLYDYASPIISEDLAKNIFAQKFLSYPLVFAFRSSPLFLIFFILGVLALFSKKLDKRLKTLGFVSLLFLVCYYIPISFAEKKIFKYALLFFVPATFFNFIGLTVLFQNIKRKWVTFAVLGVFAIQIIYNLSFVPNYLFYFNPLLGGAKVARHFVKIDLETTGFSMAGDYLNALGVGEDKIVVTYPPKSLGPFVNARVEDIRTYPDDADFLLVPFGKMDEFKSKITPSYVLEKTFTYRNLDYLFLYKNIYK
- the gmd gene encoding GDP-mannose 4,6-dehydratase: MNNKRALITGITGQDGSYLAEFLLEKGYEVFGFYRRTSTPNISRIKHLLDKIYLIPGDLTDQTSITYAIKESRPSEIYNLGAQSFVESAFETAVSTAEVDALGPVRILESIKLINPAIKFYQASTSEMYGKVQEIPQTEKTPFYPRSPYGAAKLYAHWATINYREAYGMHASCGILFNHESPRRGEEFVTKKVARYTAAIKYSLVDHIPLGNIDAKRDWGYAKDFVEAMWLMLQQDKPDDFVIATGKTHTVREFLEEAFKVAGITDSYEKYVKIMPEFLRPAEVDILLGDPSKAKEKLGWKPKTKFKELVKIMTEAELENLKDVKEFNSRKPRIHKIGISPDRPIEPLNQTHPHPK
- a CDS encoding glycosyltransferase family 2 protein, with the translated sequence MISIIIPVYNEDSSIKNTVHKVYDVCEESFKDYEIVVVNDGSTDKTASVLESLNLSHLIILNRGFNKGYGASLKEGIGYAKGEIIAITDADGTYPIEKIPQLVSEVERGFSMSVAARRGRYKNTSLIRAVPKLFLDKIANVVAGQKILDINSGLRAFRKKDVLPFFNIISDKFSFTTTITLSYLSNGLSVSYLPIEYKKRVGKSKVKAKDALDFLSLILRTIMYFNPLRIFAPTAIFLMGMGFLKFVYDLFNEPFLNITPSVIFVFLSGLQILAIGMLADLIKSTRGK
- a CDS encoding glycosyltransferase family 39 protein is translated as MTKMSKNLLFAGIIFVLFVLVDSVGLGRTGMLWDELAVATNGETYIGYFKNLDFSQRNWSLNDEHPPLGKYIYGISRKITKTVPFLVNLDPLYSPSTALTFSRFFSVLMGGLAVSALFLMTSQFFGQRVGFLSALFMATNPHFLAYTRIACLEMPLLLFSLLFVWSFIYAIKNKKGPPLVGWNHIFGCKEWVLTALLLGAAISSRFNGVFLCFLFEAGLLLFYGKELFTKKHIWKAFLPAVSLLFLYLIWPWLWPHPIRNFFESIDRGMEVHTKEYFLGRTNFSPFYYYFIYFMATAPIHQLFFFGAFGYFLIKEYLFKEKTFSKVSPLLIFIFLYFLTSFLASFVPLKQDGIRYVQFFIPAFCILSAVGVSKVIRGFRFNGVRTRLGRVPTPRDWLWHFILIGVVVVSFYIPFRFYPYYTNYYNGIFGSLESIVKNKTFEMGWWGEGSLEAVEKVNSVVKPGETVFVDFAPGHTVPSFTEGVKNIKLWQGEPDYIILNLFAKWYGDGDKTEAYIKERNYRLIYEVKVAKKVTIVWVYTK